GGTGACATCTAACAGATCAATAAGATCATGAAATGCCGGGTTGTCTTGAATGGTTTCTTTCCCGTTATTCAGGCTTTGGATAAAAGCGGCCGGATCTTTTTGCTGGGCAAATGCTACGTTCATTAAGTGGTCGCCTAATTTCCACTCTTCATAATAGCCGGTTGCAAAAGGGGTAATACCTGCTTTTTGCAGCTTTTGGGCTGCTGCTGTTAAATCTGTCAGCGTTGTTGGAACGGCATCAATGCCTGCTTTTTGAAACAAATCTTTATTGTAGATAAATCCGTAGCCTTCCAAATTCATCGGCATTCCATGTATTTTTCCGTCGAAGGTCATCGGCGTTAACGCTTCTTCATAAGCCTGCTTAACCCATGGCTGGTCAGAAAGGTCTTCCAAATAGCCCTGCCATTCTTTGGCCGTTTCGTAACCGCTGTTGGTAAAAATATCGGGTCCTGTGCCTGCAGCTATTTCTGCTTTTAAATCGGAAAAGTCATCCACAGCGCCGCCTACCGTATGAATATCTATTTTGACATTGGGATGGCCCTTTTCATAAGCGATCGCCATTTGTTCAAACTGTGTAGAAATTTCTACTTTTGGATTTCGGATCGTTAACGTAATCCTGGGTTCGTCCCTGTCTGTATGCACGTTTTCCTTTTGAGGAGCCGGCTGGCAGGCAGACAGGGACAAACTTAATAGTCCGGCTAAAAGGGCAGAAAGTGTTCTTTTTTTCATTTTATTACCCCGGTCCTCATTAAGATAAAGTGGATGTTTTTGTTTCATTTTGTGGTAACGCTTGACTGTTTCGATATTCAAAAGGGGTCATCCCTACGACCTTTTTAAACAGCTTGGAAAAATATTTCTCATCCTGGTAGCCCAGCATTAAAGAAATGGAATAAATACTTTCATCTGTATTCTGAAGCCAGCTTTTGGCTTGATCAATCCTTAATTTTGTCACGTATTTAGACAGAGGCATGCCGGTTTCTTGTTTAAACTTCCTTGAAATATGCTCACGGCTGAAGAAAAAACGGCTTGAGAGTTTCTCTAAACTTAATTCTTCCATATAATACATATCTACATAAGCAATAATATCTTTTATGCGGCGGGCTGCTTCTAAATCATCTAAGCGGTGGATCGTTCTAAAATGCTGCTCGTCCATTGATTTTTGCAGAGATTGAAACAATCCAGGCATTTCTTTAAATGAATCCAGAGGCTCGCTGACAAGTCGCACGGGCAGATCAAAATGCTGGCTGATCCACTCTTCCACAGCCAGCCAGCGGCCGCGTATGGTGAGCACGACACATAGGGCAGCGTCGTTTTGGAGGGCAAATGCATTTCCCCACTGTTGTTTTGAGAGCTCCTCAGCGAGCGACTGAATATAAGGGGAAGGGTCATGCATGTGATAAAACGAAAGCAGTGTCATATCATATTCCTCTGCTGCCGGCAGAGAGGACTGAAGAAGCGCTATTTCTGAAACGTCACCTGCGCAAACGGACGTAACGAGCTGGTTCATTTGCAGTTTTTTGGCATCTTCAAACAAACCGTTTTCTTCGTACAGCCGTTTTTCTTCATCGCTTATCCAGGCCCCAACCGCTTTTTGGAGCGTCTGGTTAAAAGCATCTGGTTCAATAGGCTTCAATAAATAATCAAAACTGTTGAATTGGATAGCTTTTCGCATAAACGAATAATCGTTGTATCCTGTTATAAAAATTAATTTGCCCGGATAGGAAATGGAATCGAGCCACTCGATTAATTCGATGCCGCTCATTCGGGGCATTTTTATATCGGTCAAGATGATCTCTGGTTTTTCTTTTTCAATCATGCTTCTGGCTTCATCACCATTGCAGGCCTCGATAAGCTGAGTGATACCGTATTGTTCCCAGTTTCCGAGATGGCGTATCACGTCACGCACATTAAATTCATCGTCGGCAATTAAGGCTTTCACTGTCCTCATCCTCCTCACAAAAAAGAATCAAAGCGTTTTTTTTTATTCATTTACTCCTCGGAACGTGTTGTTTCAACCGGAATGCGTATGGCGACCGAGAATCCCTGGCCGTCTTTCGAATCGACTGTGAAGATGGCTTCCGCCCCGTAATGCAGCACTAATCGATCATGGATATTTTTTAAGCCAATATGATTGCCCGAATACATGTCGCTGCCAAGAGAAGCATAAATATGATGTCTTAATGCTTGAAGCTTCGTGTCCGTCAGACCAGGCCCATCATTTTCAACGCGGAGGTATAGATCATCCCCTTGAATATGTCCAGAAATCGTTAAACGGGCCTCATAAAATCCTTCCTCATAGCAGTGTTTAAAAAAGTTTTCTACAAGCGGCTGAAGCGTCATGCTTGGTATTTTCTTATCCAGTGCTTGTTCACTAATCTGAATGGAATGATGTATATCGGGTCCAAACCGTTCCATTTGAAGAGTGAGGTAAGCGTTTATATAATTCATTTCATCCCGAAGTGATACCCATTGGTTGGCTTGAATGGAATAACGCATCATTTGAGACAAAGAAGTCAATAGCTGATATACCTTCGGAGATTGGGAACGAAGCGCGACCGCCCCGATGGACTGCAGGGCATTGAATAAGAAATGCGGATTGACCTGGGATTTCAATGCCCTGAATTCATTTTTTCTATTTTCAATTTCAAGCTTGTATTCACGGTCAATATGGCGGTTAATGCGGTTCATCATTTCTTTCATGTGCGTTTCCAGATGGCCAATTTCATCTTTTCTGCCCGTATCAAAAGGGACGTCCATATTTCCGCCTTCAATAGAGCGTACTTTTCGGCTGAGAAGCTGAATCGGGCGGGTAATCCGGTAAGAGATCAAGCCGATCATCAGCAGTCCTAACACGCCTACACCGATTCCGACCGCTATATTGATATAAGCGGTTTTTCGGGCGTCATGAAACAAAGCGTGGCTCGGAATGATCTTCACTAATTTCCATTGATCCAGCGGTCCTGATAACGTTTTGGATAACAGAATGTCCTTGTCTGTATCAGTGCTGGTCTTCGTTAACCGCTTCTTTAAATTAGAAGAAACGGAAGTGCCAATCTGTTCTGGATCATTGGCATACACAATACGATCATGAGAATCAATCAGCAGTACAGAGGCGCCGTTTTCCTGAACCAGATTATGAACGATGCGGGCATAAGCGGCTAAATCAATGTCCATTGTCATCATACCGAGAAATTCGTTTGAAGGAACGTCCACAATTTTATGGTGAACGGTCATGACCATCGTGTGGTCGGACTCCGGAATGATGGCCGCATTGTTATAATTTTGAATGGGATGCGGCGGCTCCATCACATATTTGGCATTAGATTGATAGAGCTGCTTGATCACATCTTGTTCCAAAAAACGAGGCTGCGGCTTACGTGTGCTGATCATCGCATTGTAAACCGTAAAGGATTCCTGATCTTTATCAATATAAAAGCGAAGCTGACGAATTTCCTTTCGCATCAAATAAAAGGTTTCGATGCTTTTTTCCATCGCCATAGAGTCAAAGTAAATCGAATCTTCAAACCCGTTTTCAAACATTCGAAGCAAGTCTGGATTACGGTATAAAATATAGGGCAGGTTCACAATATCTTCGGCGTATTGCTCCAGCTCTTCGGCGTTTCTTTGAATTTGCTCCCGGCTGTTTTGAAGCTCCTGCCGCTCCACACTGTTTTTTGTATAGCCATAAATTAAAAAAACAGAGAGAAAATAAGGCAGAAGAATGAAGATAAGTAACAATAACAATAAGCGGCGTCGAATACTTTTCACAGAACGCGTTCCTTCCTATTTAAAACATGCTAAAACTATAACAAATCAATCTATAACGTCAATGCTACATAAGTAGGCGAACGATTGTAATTGAAAAAAGCCAATTTTATCTTTTTGCTTATAAAAATAAGAGGAAAAGCCTTTTTTAAAATAGGGGAGCGGCCCGTGATACAAGTGAATAAGCGCTGTTTGCGGATCATATTTATGGAAAGGCGGAAATAGTGAATGGGGGAAAATTATGTTTATTCACGAGGTCCAATCCGGTGAATCTTTATTTCAAGTAAGCAGCAGATACAGAACGTCAGTTGATCAATTACGAATGGTCAATGGGCTGGTCGAAACTAATGTGGTGCCCGGGCAGGCACTTCTGATCCCTTTATACACCTATATTGTTCAGCCGGGAGACACGTTTTTTACCATTGCCAGAAAGTCGTATGTAACCGTCGCGCAGCTGCGAGCCGCCAATCCTTCAGTTGATCCCGATTCTCTGCAGGCTGGTACACGTATACAAATACCCAATACATCTAACTATTTAGCCACTACGTTAAGTTTTTACGTGGTTCGAAGCCCTGCTTTGGACCAGGCCCTTATTACAGACTTTGCGGCATATGCTTCTATTATTTCTCTTTTTGAATATCATTTTGCGGAAAATGGGGATATCGCCAATGATTTAAACGATGTAACAGCCGTTCAAACGACCTGGCAAAACCGCGTGACGCCCATCGTAACAGTTACCAATTTAACAGCGCAAGGCTTCAGCCCGGAGCTTGCTCATCAAGTATTAAACAATCCGACTGCAAGAACAAA
The genomic region above belongs to Domibacillus sp. DTU_2020_1001157_1_SI_ALB_TIR_016 and contains:
- a CDS encoding ABC transporter substrate-binding protein, which encodes MKKRTLSALLAGLLSLSLSACQPAPQKENVHTDRDEPRITLTIRNPKVEISTQFEQMAIAYEKGHPNVKIDIHTVGGAVDDFSDLKAEIAAGTGPDIFTNSGYETAKEWQGYLEDLSDQPWVKQAYEEALTPMTFDGKIHGMPMNLEGYGFIYNKDLFQKAGIDAVPTTLTDLTAAAQKLQKAGITPFATGYYEEWKLGDHLMNVAFAQQKDPAAFIQSLNNGKETIQDNPAFHDLIDLLDVTLKYGNRDPLTTDYNMEVNLFASGRAAMIQQGNWIQPMIDQQSPHMNIGFLPIPLNDHTKSKLVVSVPNYWVINKQSSPAEKKAAKEFLNWMVSTKQGQMFMTDRFKFIPAFKHIKADHLGPLADETIHAYKEGDTLHANWFHFPSGIKEEFGAAMQLYIGKQLPRKQLLDEFQKSWEKASNS
- a CDS encoding response regulator; this encodes MKALIADDEFNVRDVIRHLGNWEQYGITQLIEACNGDEARSMIEKEKPEIILTDIKMPRMSGIELIEWLDSISYPGKLIFITGYNDYSFMRKAIQFNSFDYLLKPIEPDAFNQTLQKAVGAWISDEEKRLYEENGLFEDAKKLQMNQLVTSVCAGDVSEIALLQSSLPAAEEYDMTLLSFYHMHDPSPYIQSLAEELSKQQWGNAFALQNDAALCVVLTIRGRWLAVEEWISQHFDLPVRLVSEPLDSFKEMPGLFQSLQKSMDEQHFRTIHRLDDLEAARRIKDIIAYVDMYYMEELSLEKLSSRFFFSREHISRKFKQETGMPLSKYVTKLRIDQAKSWLQNTDESIYSISLMLGYQDEKYFSKLFKKVVGMTPFEYRNSQALPQNETKTSTLS
- a CDS encoding sensor histidine kinase, which translates into the protein MKSIRRRLLLLLLIFILLPYFLSVFLIYGYTKNSVERQELQNSREQIQRNAEELEQYAEDIVNLPYILYRNPDLLRMFENGFEDSIYFDSMAMEKSIETFYLMRKEIRQLRFYIDKDQESFTVYNAMISTRKPQPRFLEQDVIKQLYQSNAKYVMEPPHPIQNYNNAAIIPESDHTMVMTVHHKIVDVPSNEFLGMMTMDIDLAAYARIVHNLVQENGASVLLIDSHDRIVYANDPEQIGTSVSSNLKKRLTKTSTDTDKDILLSKTLSGPLDQWKLVKIIPSHALFHDARKTAYINIAVGIGVGVLGLLMIGLISYRITRPIQLLSRKVRSIEGGNMDVPFDTGRKDEIGHLETHMKEMMNRINRHIDREYKLEIENRKNEFRALKSQVNPHFLFNALQSIGAVALRSQSPKVYQLLTSLSQMMRYSIQANQWVSLRDEMNYINAYLTLQMERFGPDIHHSIQISEQALDKKIPSMTLQPLVENFFKHCYEEGFYEARLTISGHIQGDDLYLRVENDGPGLTDTKLQALRHHIYASLGSDMYSGNHIGLKNIHDRLVLHYGAEAIFTVDSKDGQGFSVAIRIPVETTRSEE